The window AGCGTGTCCGATAGGAACTGAAGAAGACCGGCCAGCAACGCggacggcagcagcagcagccgaaGTGGCAGGCATGGGTGACGACCACGATGGCAACCTCGGCGCGAGGGCCGAGTCTCTCGTGCCCAGGTTCCAGCTAGACCGGGTTCTCAACCAAGGTGCGCACTCGGGTGAcctttttcttcctcctcagCCATCGAAGGAGGGACCGCTGACAGACCTCGTGGTAGACCAGGGTGGACGGCGGACGAGCATGTACGGCACCATCGACGGACGACCGGCcgtcctcatcgtcgagCGGGCGCCCTTCCCGACCTCGGAGGCctacctcggccgcctgccgGCCTCCCTCGCGCGCGTGCGCAACCTCGGGGCCAACGACATCTACAGCTGGAGCATGGCGCGCtcgggaggcggcgacgagacgggcacgaccgtcgatgccgacgacttCTTCGCCGACCTCAAGATCAACCTGATCTACCCTTGCACCGAGACACAcgtgagcaagtacagcaagcagGGCTTGCGCTTCGTCACCGAGACGCCCGACATCTACAGGGACAAGGTCAGGCCGTACATGCAGCGCAAGCGGGAGCAGGGACGTCTGAACTGGGTCTACAATATCATCGACGGCAAgaccgaggtcgaggacgtcaTCTACAGAacccagctcggcgaggccggcgacgagggcttcctgctgctgccggaCCTCAACTGGGACAGGAGCACGCTCGAGGCTCTGCATctgctcgccatcgtcgagaggCGCGACATCTGGTCCCTCCGCGACCTCCGCAAGAAGCACATCCCCTGGCTGGAACACATGAAGGACAAGCTcctgtcggcgacggtgttGACGTACCCTGCCGTCGCCCGGGACCAGCTCAAGCTGTACGTGCACTACCAGCCGACCTACTACCACTTCCACATCCACGTCGTccacgtcgccctcgaggccggcgtcacGCAAGCAACCGGCAAGGCCGTCGGGCTGGAGAGCATCATCGAGACGCTGAAGGCCATGGCGGGCCCCGATGACGGAGAAGCGGGTATGGATCGGCTGTCGATGAGCTATACCCTGGGCGAGGCTAGCGAGTTGTGGACACAGATTTTTGCCCCGATTGGTACTGAGTCTCTATAGCTTGCAcgaggtcctcgacgtcggcgccgtgcggGCAGTTGTACCacgtgccgccgtcgcggatGCAGTATATTTTGTCGTTGAGCCGGATCGTGCAGCTGATGGTGACGTTTGCCTACCCCTTGTCGTCAGCACCGGCGTAAAAAAACACAAAATATGCCCCAGGTCTGGGCTCCAGGTTCTCTCCACCCCCGATCCCGAGGTGGGCGGGTGAGTGGGCAAcgcacctcggccgtccgCTTGACGCTCTCCCGCAGGAGCTCGAGCCCGTGGGCGCCTCCGTTGCCTATCGCGCAGTTTTTGAGGCGAGCaacgtcgatgccgtgctCTACCGCGCATctctcgacgagggcgtcctGGGGGATCCGCATGAAGTCCTGGCTGAGGCAATTGATGAACTCGAGATTGATCAAGGGGTCGGGGTAGAGTTCGCGGGCGCAGAGCTCGATGATGTTTCCCTTGCACTCATCTTGGCCGTGTTTGCACGTGACGCGACCACCGGCCGCGGGCCTGGTGTTTTGTTCAGCTGCCTGCTCTGCTCGTCTTTGAAGTCTAGAGATTAAAGGTGCGAGGGTGCGAAGGGAGTCGACGGATAAAGGGACATGAGGGGAGAAGAAGGTAGCCGGGAAAGTAGGCAGAAGAGAGAGGGAAGCGCAGTGGCAGCTTACTTTCCAATGTAGTTGAGCTTAAAGTCGACCATGTGATGAACGCGTTTCATGACGGGGAGGATGAGAAGGTGAAGGGCAGCCTGCACAGCCGTTAGCAATTGTTGGCAGCCCATCCTCCGGTCTCTTACCTTTGTGTCGGGGCATTTGCTTATGATGTGTGCCTCGAGCGGCACCAGTTTATTCGCAGCCGCCCGTGGGAGACTGTAGCCATGCACGAAGCTTCCGCGTGAGAGGTGCAAGCCGATGATCGAGATTGCTACGACGGAGAGGACAGTGCGGAGGTAGCTGCGGAACCGGCTGGCCATGCTGGTAGCGGGGGAAAAGCTGCTCCGGCTTCTCGCGCTGTTATTCCTGTTgttgcttctgctgctgctgcggctgctgctgccgccgttcTTTTCCCCCATTGTAGCACGTTGTATAAGGAACGATCGCGACTTGCGACTGTGGTGGCCACGGAATATTCGACACGGTGCTGACGTTGCCAGAGCAGATGGTGCAGGAAGCAGAAAATGCCAGAACCCTGAGCGTTTTTTTCGAACCACGTGGGAGGGGAAGGGTGCGGGGTCGGAGGAGGGGATGGGAGGGGAATCGGAAGAGCAGAGCAGGTGATGGGCGGTTCGGGCAGGCTTCGGGGTGGACAGAAGGCAACGATGCGGGTCACGATGTTGCGAGTCCCCGTGGAGCGAGGGCGGAGATGAGGGCAAAACACGCAGACTGGTTAGGCCGTATTCGATGGCAGTGGAGATTCGCTCTCATGAGTATGAGAAATGAAGAAGTGCTGATGCTCGTGACGATGGCAGGCCGGGAAGCAGTTGCGACCTTCTTTGGGGGTTTCCGTCTTTCCGTCCGTCGATTCGACAAGTTCGCCGTGTGGCGTTCCGCATTGGGCAAGGCTGAGGAACGGTACGAGAACGGAGTTCGGCGCGCTAGTGGCTTGGGTCGGTTCAAGGTTATTTGCCGTTGGTTCGGAGCGCAAGTATGCCGTTCCAGAACTCGCACGaaaatacggagtactccgtactatacGTAAACACTCCATGCTTGCACTCTGCACTGTGTTAGTACGttaagtgctccgtgcttgcacTCTGTAATATTAGGTAATTATTTCGTAGTAtgcagtaatacaagtacctgtacggatACGCAGCAAgtataatacttactgtacggaataagtacttggtaaCAAATAACAATACGTCATACAAGCAtacctactccgtgcacATTGGCGTGAAcatctacaagtacaaccaagtactgtaggtgcgtaagtaagtactgtgggtgcgtaagtaagtactgtagatgtgtaagtaagtactgtagatgtgtaagtactgtagggtaGGTGTGTAAGTCCTGtgcttacctagtactcagGTGTGtgaatgtacatgtaagtgtgTAGgtggtgtgcaagtactgcaggcgtgcaagcactgtaagtaagtaggcgttgtagtactgcacagtactccgtagttgtgcaagtacagtatgtgcagctaatacttacacctacagaaTACAATAAGGCAGTGTCGTGTTAGCTAGCATCATCTACGACAtgtacataagtactgtGAAGATACCATGCCGCATAGCACCTTTGCCGAGATTCGTCCTCATGAAAAAGGCAACTGAACCCACAAACACGTGCGCGCTATTGCAGCTATGCATGCATTGTTCGTTTTCCCATCCGTCGTCTGTCAAAGTGGCGGGAGTCTTCCATTGCTCAAAGTTGTAAAGTCCGCGTTCGCGTCCCTCGCCAGACCTACCCGCTCGAGGTCCAGGCCATCGTCGGGGCAGGCGTCATCGCGTCCAAGTGCCATGGTCCTCTTCTCCGTACCCCTGTCTCTGCCGCTTGTTTGGACCGCAGCCTGGCTCCGGCATCTCATGTGTTCGTATGCGTCCCCTTCTTCGACCTAACCGACCACCACCTAGTTCAGCCACCGGGCGTACGCCCACCGGATCCTCTCCAGCGCCTTCGACTGCACCAGGATCCCCTTCATGTTGGCGAGGTCATCGAGGTCGTCCAGAAAGTCCCGTCGAATGTCGCGCGGCATCAGCTTGCCCACCACCTCCCTCAGCACGTGCACCTCGAAGAGCAGCAAGCCGTGGTCCTTGTACGGCAAGACGTTTCCctgcgccggcctcgcctccGACAGGATGCGGTCGACGTTGCGTAGTATGCGGACCGCTCGACCGGCCGTCGATGTCCGTCGCTGTCCCGAACGACCGCCCAACAGGCTGCCGAGGTACCGCAGAACGCCGATGGAGACCAAGACGCCCGGCgtgaggccgacgaagccgaagaCGAGCTCCTGGCTTTTCAGGAGCGAGTCGAtgcccgtcatggccacTTCCAAATCCACCTTGGTCTTCTGCACCTGGATGAGGAGCGACCGTACGAGGTCGCCGCGGACGGCACCCACGAGCGGGCTCTTCAGGTCCTTCTCGAACGCCCGCAGCACCGGCGtcacgtcgccctcggccaccttggcgCGGATCGCCGCCACctgggcggccgagagggaCGAACTCCCGTCGGCAAAGTGCGGCTTGTCCATGGCAAAGTCCACCACCATCCGCTCCAAGCTCTCGCGATCGGCCCGGAGACTGTCGCGGCTCATGATGGCAAtctcgctcgcctcgtcgtgaCGGATCGTCTTGATCACCTTCTGCACTGGCAGCACGATCCAGTTGAACCAAAAGTCTCGGACCGTCTGGCCGAAATCGGCGATCCAGTCGACGATGTCGGCCTTGCGATTCACCAGCACCCgcagcaccgtcgtcgacgagagaagaccgacgacggcaggcagCCAGTACCGAACGGCGACCGGGGGGCGCCCGTTGGCTCGCGTCAAGGActgcatcgccgccgcgtgTTGCGGCAGCGCCTTGTCGATCAACGCCAGCAGCCGGCGGGCCAAAATCGCCGGCCgatccatcgccgtcgtctcgaaCATGTGACCCGACACGGCGGGGTCCTCCGCAACGCCCGTGAAGACTTTGTCTTCGAATTCGTCCATGTCCGAGCGTAAGTTGCACACCTCCCAGAGGACCACGTTCATGAGGGCGATGCTCCGCTCCACCGTGCTCTTCAGGTCTCCCGGGTCGCCTGCCTCGGCCTTTTCACTCTCCTGGCCGAACTGGAGACCTTCGTACATGAGaacgccgaggccgctcgCCGTCATCTCCTTCAGCTTTCTCAGCTGCCCCTGCTTACGACGCGCCTCGGACCGGCAGAAGGCGACCGGGGACAGCACCCTGCGCTGGATGTTGGCCAGGGACCGTTCTCGGATGCTGTCACGCACGATGCCGTAGAACCTGCTCCATTGCTGCGTCAAGCCCGTGGCTGTGgagtcgacgaggtcggatGGAGCGCTGCGCAAGTCGACGGACCGCATCCgggtcctcgtcgagcggtACACATCTTGGGACCAAGCCCAGAATCGCAGCGGCGACGTCTGCGCGGCGTAGAGGCTGCTGTAGGTATGCGAGCTCAACACTTCGGACCAGTACCATATGTCGTCGCTCAGCGGGATGATtcggtcgaggaggctgTTGAGAACGACACCGTACAGGTGGACGGTGGCCTTTGTGACGAGCAACCACTTTATTTCGTTTTCGTAAAAGGTTCTGGCATCTACTTGGCGCTGTGCTGCGTCCTTGTCCCCCTTTGCATGGAGATGCTCCGAGGGTATGCCGGactggaggaggaggtctCGCACTCGTTGTGCCGAGAGAAGCggctgcgtcgacgtcgtACTCAGCGATTGGATTATCCGCAGAAGATGGTCTACCCTCGGCGTGACTAGagcatcggcggcagcaacggTAGTGAAGCCGTGctcatcgacgtcggcgctTCCCTCCTCAGACCAGCTTTGGGGGCGGAATATGGGAAGGCGGTCGAGGTAGGCGTCCCGACGACGCACCTGACTGCAAAGGGTGAGAGCCTGTGTCAGCAAAGCAGTAGCTTGAAACTAAGTCGACTATGTAAGAGGGCGGATGGGAGCTTGCCCGATGACACTTACTCGGCGACAAGAGACATGGTATGAagcgagggtggcgacggcgcttTGCTCGGAAATACCCGTATCAGTATCCGTGGAAGTGTTAAAGATGGccggctcctcgtccgaTAGCTCGGAGCTAGCACGAAAGAAGCAGATTCTTATCAATCGACATTGGCCTGACCGTTTGAGACGCACGATGCTGCAGGGttcggggaggggggggggaggtgaATTTGGAACTTGATTGTCTTGGCCTCGGTTCGATTCGTTGTTCTGGGCGAACGGCGGTACCAGAGCGGCTGCTCGGGCGGTGGGGAACTGATgtgtcgacgacggttgGTATGTTGTTGTAGTGCGAGCAGTGCGGGAATAGTGGCAGTGTGGGTGATGCCTTTGTTTGACGGCAAACTGACCAACAAGGAGAAAGCCGCAGGTCATCAGCAGCAGTGGCAGAGATGGTGTGGAGGGACGGGAGGGAACCTGGTGGGGTGGGCCATATGCTCGTTTTCGTGTTCGGATTGGCATTCTTACTGCGGCGGCTGTGCAGTGTTTACTTGCAGgctgtacgtacagtacgtggaATCACTATTGACAGTGTATTCAGGTACCGCCGCATGTGATGGCGGCTTTGTCCAGTGGCTGAGGGACGGGTACCTGGGCAAATGggtggtggatggatggttgCGAAGACGAATACGAATACGACGAGCCATTTCCACCAGGCAAGGGCTAATACTTgattgtacagtaagtaagtgcacttacggtacttacttacatgtactggcgGAATCCGCAAAGTGTGTCGTCAGTGGTGCTGACACTAGCAGGTAATggtgtgcaggtacagcaagtactaggtaccagcACGTAGCACTAGTGCCACAGACTGCCAGTGGGGGTTtgaggtacggagcacagtaacccccgtacatgtacttgtagcaaTACTCTGTACTAACTGTAGACGCGACCGTACTAGtgtgtattattacttgttgtacggagcaagtacagtacagtacttgcagtagttgtacctgcacctgtaagtacgagtacgagtacgagaaAACCTGTAAgacaagtaagtagtacggagcacttattTACATGCACATGGTTCGGTACGAGCAGGCAagctgcacaagtactccatactagtacatgtacagtacgtgaaCTCGTCGATCAGATGTTCTCTGGAACCCGGAAGATCGGGAAGCCGATTTCATCAATGGGCTCATTCTGGAGTCATGGTATGATTAATGGTATAACGATGCAATTCGACTGGCCACTTTCCTCCTGCGCCCCACTACATTCGCATTGTActgaacggagtacttgcacagcgGGCTCGGCAGGGGTTGCTGGGTGCAATGcggtgcctacagtacactgtacttgtacatgtaggtgctGCAACACAGCCTGGACACTGGCGCCAACGCGCTGCGGTGGCGGAGGCGAAAATTCGGAGCAAAAACATGCAAGCAAAAAACGGTGACAGATGCGAGACTCTTAAACCTTCCCCCACCCCTAATCCTAATCGCCGCGTCTCCCTCTCCTGCAGTCGCCTCTACTCGGCCTCGCAGCGGACTGTGCCTCCTTATTCCCCGTCCATTTTCTCCATTTACTGCATCGATACCTTTTTCCATTGCCGTCTCCCGATCCTGTGCCAACATGGAGGTGGTGTGAGTGCCTTGCCATCCCCTATCGGGTCCTCATTTATCACCGAGATCACTTCTAATGCGCAGTTTGCAGCAACGCGACGGTAAATGCCTTCGGCAACCAGACGCAAGACTACTTCACCGTGCTGGAGGAAGTGACGAAGTACAATGTTCACCTCAACTACCTTGAGCGCCTCTGGGCTGTACGTCCCTCCCCGCCCCCCCCAACCGCCTTCAGAGTGGCGTGGTCATCtgtcgccgcggcggcgctcgagagGAAGCAGCATGGGAGGCTGACTTGGAACCGTTCTCTAGGCTTGGTATCTCTTCATGAATAACGACACGCTTGCGACTGGCATCATGAGCTTCGTCCTACACGAGATCGTCTACTTTGGCCGCTGCCTGCCGTTCATGATCATGGACAAGATCCCATTCTTCCACAGGTACAAAATCCAGAACCAGAAGATGCCGACGCTCAAGGAGCAGTGGGAttgcgccgccatcgtcctcaTCAGCCACTTCACGGCCGAGCTGCCCCAGATCTGGTTCTTCCACCCCATCGCCACCTACTTCGGCATGGACTACGGCGTGCCGTTCCCCTCGCTCCTGAAGATGGCCATCCAGATCTccatcatcttcatcatGGAGGACACCTGGCACTACTGGTTCCACCGATGCCTGCACTACGGGCCCCTCTACAAGGCCATCCACAAGATGCACCACACGTACTCGGCGCCCTTTGGTCTCGCTGCCGAGTACGCGTCGCCGATCGAGACGatgctgctcggcctcggcgtcgtcggctccccgATTCTCCTGCTCACCATCACCGGCGACCTCCACCTCATCACCATGTACACGTGGATCATCCTGCGCCTCTTCCAGGCCATCGACGCCCACAGCGGCTACGACTTCCCCTGGAGCCTGCGCCACTTTCTGCCCGTCTGGGCAGGTGCCGACCACCACGACATGCACCACGAGAAGTTCATCGGCAACTACGCCTCCAGCTTCCGCTGGTGGGACTACTTCCTGGAcaccgaggccggcgccgaggcgcACAAGCGCCGGCGCGAGAAGAAGCTCAAGGTGATCAGGGACTCCAAGAAGCAGCAATGAGTTCGGCAAGGAGCCCGCCGCACCGTCGGGCCGcacggcttcggcgccgcaGGCTGTCGATTTTCTTTCACGACATGGCACGAACAGGTGGCGAAACGCTTGGGGTGAACATAGATTAGTGGTCAACTTGGATGTCGAAACCATGCCCGACCGGAGAGGCACGGTGGCGTTGGGTTGCATGGCGTCCGGCATGCGGTTCTGTATATACTGGACTCCCTGCGACGCTTTGCAGGGCGGGGGCTGGCGGCGTCTTGGACGAATTCTTGTACAACTTCTTTGATGGGCCGTTTGTGTGGCATCATCATGGTGCCTTCCTGGTCGGTCACATTCGTCCCAACCAGGGTGCGAATCGAACACGAATCGTGTCGGGATATCATCTACACTTGGCCAAGGACAGTAATTGACGAAGAAGGAGAGAACACGACGAGACGTTAGCAAGTACTTTCCGTGCACTCGTAGTCGTGGTTGATGAAGGCGAGCGACGTGCGCATCGTTGCTCATGGTGATTCATTTCTTTGGCGCACAGCAATCCGcagccgccacggccgctTTGTCGGCCATGGTTCTCATTTCGCAGCTTGCCGGCTCGGGCGCCAGCTCCCCAAAGTCCTTGGCTATGGTGTCGCAGAGGGCGGCCAGGCCAAGGTCCTTTTCCGAAAGGCCTGGCGGGTTGTGGGTGGTCCAACGAATAAAGGTCGAATTATAGACCTGCGATGTAGCATCAGCCACCATGTCAAGTTGAATAGATGGGGATGTAGAACGAGGAATGAGGGATGAAGGGTGAGGGGTGAAGGGTGAGGGATGAAGGGTGAGGGATGAAGGACGACGAATGAAGGATGAGGGATAACGGTTGGGGGAGGAGATGTGATGGCATAGGCGACGAGGTTGGTGATGCACATACATTGGACCACTCGGGGTGGTGATTCTTGATTTTGCACTGCAGAGACACGGCCGTCATGAAGTCCTACGTATCGAGCACGGGTGAGAAAACGTGTCGTCCAGGCTCGACCGGTTGGACTCTTCGCCTTACCCAAGTCTTTGCGAATGTCTTGAACTTGAAGCTTCGTTCGATGGCGCTTCCATTACTGGATAGCGTCCAACTGCCGCCTGAGGATGTGAGGAGGGCTGTGAGCgacgtggcggcggcggcctcgtcggtgccCGAGGAATAGTGCGGCTGCATGGTCGGCGATGAATACGACCGCTTGACTAGATGTGGAAGATGCCGTGTTTGTGCAGGTCGCGGGAGGAGACGGGCCATAGCCGGCATGCTAGCAGTCTGGTTGGGTTGTTCGTGAGAaggctgcgtcgtcgaggaggtaCGTAATAATAATGATCACTTGGtcttcatgtacttgctccgtagtAGGGAGGTACCTATTACCCAGGTGGCTAGTTTAGTAATAGCTGATGGACCAACAAGCATGGAGAGCTTGCACAGTATGTAATACAGAGTCCTGTCAGCATCCTTACAGCACACATTCATCTCACGCCCACGGATACATACCTTATATTTGGAAGGCTTAGAAGTAGTACAAACAGC of the Drechmeria coniospora strain ARSEF 6962 chromosome 01, whole genome shotgun sequence genome contains:
- a CDS encoding C-4 sterol methyl oxidase → MEVVNATVNAFGNQTQDYFTVLEEVTKYNVHLNYLERLWAAWYLFMNNDTLATGIMSFVLHEIVYFGRCLPFMIMDKIPFFHRYKIQNQKMPTLKEQWDCAAIVLISHFTAELPQIWFFHPIATYFGMDYGVPFPSLLKMAIQISIIFIMEDTWHYWFHRCLHYGPLYKAIHKMHHTYSAPFGLAAEYASPIETMLLGLGVVGSPILLLTITGDLHLITMYTWIILRLFQAIDAHSGYDFPWSLRHFLPVWAGADHHDMHHEKFIGNYASSFRWWDYFLDTEAGAEAHKRRREKKLKVIRDSKKQQ
- a CDS encoding pterin-4-alpha-carbinolamine dehydratase family protein, translating into MPAMARLLPRPAQTRHLPHLVKRSYSSPTMQPHYSSGTDEAAAATSLTALLTSSGGSWTLSSNGSAIERSFKFKTFAKTWDFMTAVSLQCKIKNHHPEWSNVYNSTFIRWTTHNPPGLSEKDLGLAALCDTIAKDFGELAPEPASCEMRTMADKAAVAAADCCAPKK
- a CDS encoding ATP synthase regulation protein NCA2; this encodes MSLVADQVRRRDAYLDRLPIFRPQSWSEEGSADVDEHGFTTVAAADALVTPRVDHLLRIIQSLSTTSTQPLLSAQRVRDLLLQSGIPSEHLHAKGDKDAAQRQVDARTFYENEIKWLLVTKATVHLYGVVLNSLLDRIIPLSDDIWYWSEVLSSHTYSSLYAAQTSPLRFWAWSQDVYRSTRTRMRSVDLRSAPSDLVDSTATGLTQQWSRFYGIVRDSIRERSLANIQRRVLSPVAFCRSEARRKQGQLRKLKEMTASGLGVLMYEGLQFGQESEKAEAGDPGDLKSTVERSIALMNVVLWEVCNLRSDMDEFEDKVFTGVAEDPAVSGHMFETTAMDRPAILARRLLALIDKALPQHAAAMQSLTRANGRPPVAVRYWLPAVVGLLSSTTVLRVLVNRKADIVDWIADFGQTVRDFWFNWIVLPVQKVIKTIRHDEASEIAIMSRDSLRADRESLERMVVDFAMDKPHFADGSSSLSAAQVAAIRAKVAEGDVTPVLRAFEKDLKSPLVGAVRGDLVRSLLIQVQKTKVDLEVAMTGIDSLLKSQELVFGFVGLTPGVLVSIGVLRYLGSLLGGRSGQRRTSTAGRAVRILRNVDRILSEARPAQGNVLPYKDHGLLLFEVHVLREVVGKLMPRDIRRDFLDDLDDLANMKGILVQSKALERIRWAYARWLN
- a CDS encoding mRNA decapping hydrolase, which gives rise to MKQKKKETRSRFPLPVTTSSSLASNRSPLSRAGILRACPIGTEEDRPATRTAAAAAEVAGMGDDHDGNLGARAESLVPRFQLDRVLNQGAHSGDLFLPPQPSKEGPLTDLVVDQGGRRTSMYGTIDGRPAVLIVERAPFPTSEAYLGRLPASLARVRNLGANDIYSWSMARSGGGDETGTTVDADDFFADLKINLIYPCTETHVSKYSKQGLRFVTETPDIYRDKVRPYMQRKREQGRLNWVYNIIDGKTEVEDVIYRTQLGEAGDEGFLLLPDLNWDRSTLEALHLLAIVERRDIWSLRDLRKKHIPWLEHMKDKLLSATVLTYPAVARDQLKLYVHYQPTYYHFHIHVVHVALEAGVTQATGKAVGLESIIETLKAMAGPDDGEAGMDRLSMSYTLGEASELWTQIFAPIGTESL
- a CDS encoding gamma interferon inducible lysosomal thiol reductase codes for the protein MGEKNGGSSSRSSSRSNNRNNSARSRSSFSPATSMASRFRSYLRTVLSVVAISIIGLHLSRGSFVHGYSLPRAAANKLVPLEAHIISKCPDTKAALHLLILPVMKRVHHMVDFKLNYIGKPAAGGRVTCKHGQDECKGNIIELCARELYPDPLINLEFINCLSQDFMRIPQDALVERCAVEHGIDVARLKNCAIGNGGAHGLELLRESVKRTAETWGIFCVFLRRC